A genomic region of bacterium contains the following coding sequences:
- the folK gene encoding 2-amino-4-hydroxy-6-hydroxymethyldihydropteridine diphosphokinase, with protein sequence MIISYIGVGSNIGDRIGYVQQAHCLLNDTEGVQVLEGSSFYETEPVGYKNQEWFINAVLKITTTLSAEELLSQCLRIEKQLGRVRHPELPKNGPRVLDLDILFYDNKVINSDIMEIPHPRMHKRAYALVPLLELDADLVHPVFNKTISELHENLDEPEEVYLYGTREIDF encoded by the coding sequence ATGATTATCTCATATATTGGAGTTGGTTCAAATATTGGCGACAGAATTGGATACGTCCAGCAAGCCCATTGTTTGCTGAATGATACAGAAGGGGTTCAAGTGCTGGAAGGTTCGAGTTTTTATGAAACTGAACCTGTTGGCTACAAAAATCAGGAATGGTTTATAAATGCAGTTCTTAAAATAACAACAACACTTTCAGCTGAAGAACTATTAAGCCAGTGTTTAAGAATAGAAAAACAACTTGGCAGGGTACGTCATCCTGAATTACCTAAAAATGGACCAAGAGTTCTTGATTTGGATATTTTATTCTATGATAATAAAGTAATTAATAGTGATATTATGGAAATTCCTCATCCGAGAATGCACAAGAGAGCTTATGCGCTTGTGCCTTTACTCGAATTAGACGCAGATTTGGTGCATCCTGTTTTCAATAAAACCATTTCTGAACTGCATGAAAATTTAGACGAGCCGGAAGAAGTTTATTTATATGGAACACGAGAAATTGATTTCTAA